The following proteins are encoded in a genomic region of Clostridium kluyveri:
- a CDS encoding FAD-binding protein, whose product MSVIIAGFCIGCGGCIPNCSNNALKIDSQGKLAVDKEKCNECGNCVSVCPVSALSILGDKKSIQEIRNIDNKKNKMFLNKDTKFNKYNGGVWVFAEQLEGKLAPVTLELIGEAKKLASKLNVQVSAVLLGDKVEFISGTLFEYGADKVYLIDDSVFHFYRAETYYKTFCYLIEKYKPEILLMGATTTGRDLAGAVATHLRTGLTADCTALDIDLQKGVLLASRPAFGGNIMATIVCENHRPQMATVRPRVMKMLDPDPSREGILVKETFKIKEELLKTKVLRIIKEQAEDMKLEDAKIIISGGRGMQNEQGFKLLRKLAKVCGGVVAGSRGAVEKGLIDYKYQVGQTGQTVAPKLYFAVGISGAIQHIVGIQGAETIIAINTDPDCIMMKLATYSILGDVFDILPKLIQEFKQALLNKGIDNIGIKGGEHIV is encoded by the coding sequence ATGTCAGTTATAATTGCAGGTTTTTGTATAGGTTGCGGAGGCTGCATTCCAAATTGCTCAAATAATGCTTTGAAAATTGATTCTCAGGGCAAATTAGCAGTTGACAAAGAAAAATGCAATGAATGTGGAAATTGTGTTTCTGTATGTCCAGTGTCTGCACTAAGTATATTAGGTGATAAAAAGAGTATACAAGAAATAAGAAACATTGATAATAAAAAAAATAAGATGTTTTTAAATAAGGATACTAAATTTAATAAATATAACGGGGGTGTATGGGTTTTCGCTGAACAGCTTGAGGGTAAGCTTGCCCCTGTTACCCTTGAACTTATAGGTGAGGCAAAAAAACTTGCTTCAAAATTGAATGTGCAAGTATCTGCCGTTCTGCTGGGAGATAAGGTCGAATTTATATCAGGAACACTTTTTGAGTATGGAGCTGATAAAGTGTATCTTATAGATGATTCAGTGTTTCATTTTTACAGGGCAGAAACTTACTACAAAACTTTTTGTTATTTGATAGAAAAATATAAACCAGAAATATTACTAATGGGGGCAACTACTACAGGCAGGGATTTAGCCGGTGCTGTAGCCACGCATTTGAGGACAGGACTGACAGCAGATTGCACTGCACTGGATATTGATTTACAAAAAGGGGTACTTCTTGCTAGCCGTCCTGCTTTTGGAGGCAATATTATGGCAACAATAGTATGTGAAAATCATCGCCCGCAAATGGCTACTGTACGTCCAAGAGTTATGAAAATGCTTGATCCAGATCCGAGTAGGGAAGGTATCCTTGTAAAAGAGACATTTAAAATTAAAGAGGAGTTGCTTAAGACTAAAGTTCTTAGAATTATTAAAGAACAGGCAGAAGATATGAAACTGGAGGATGCTAAAATCATTATAAGTGGTGGCCGGGGAATGCAAAATGAACAAGGGTTTAAGCTGCTAAGGAAACTTGCAAAGGTATGTGGAGGTGTGGTAGCAGGAAGCCGTGGGGCTGTTGAGAAAGGGCTTATAGACTATAAATATCAAGTTGGACAGACAGGGCAGACTGTGGCTCCCAAATTATATTTTGCAGTAGGGATTTCAGGTGCAATTCAGCACATTGTTGGAATCCAAGGAGCTGAAACTATAATTGCTATAAATACAGATCCTGATTGTATTATGATGAAGCTTGCCACATACAGCATTTTAGGGGATGTGTTTGACATATTACCCAAATTAATTCAAGAGTTTAAGCAAGCATTACTTAATAAGGGGATTGATAATATAGGTATAAAGGGGGGTGAGCATATTGTCTGA
- a CDS encoding FAD-dependent oxidoreductase — protein sequence MSEKFDVIVVGAGVAGLSAAYVMAKAGLNVIVIEKGKYPGAKNVMGGVLYRHMMDEIIPDFWKEAPLERPIVEQRFWLMDENSAVQTGYRDMEWSKPPYNNFTVFRGKFDQWFAKKCIEAGALIINETVVKECIVESNKVVGVFTDRPDGKIYADVVVLADGVNSLLSKSLGFHGEWRKDEVALAVMEELKIPSEKIEERFNLNKGMGATIEIFGDGTLGMVGTAFIYTNKEHISIGCGALLSQMANKQVKPYELLEYIKQHPMIKPLIAGGESCEYYAHLIPEGGYKSIPKLVGDGVILVGDAAQFVNGIHREGSNLGMTSGRFAAETIIRAKELDEFSERTLSYYQKLIKDSFIMKDLKKYKNASHVLEENPHFFNHYIPAANKAMSEMFTVDGVSKKDKQKLIIKQMTKGSSLWGLAKDGFKLFRAVK from the coding sequence TTGTCTGAGAAATTTGATGTTATTGTTGTAGGAGCAGGTGTTGCGGGACTTTCAGCAGCTTATGTAATGGCTAAAGCAGGACTTAATGTTATAGTTATTGAAAAGGGAAAGTACCCTGGAGCAAAAAATGTAATGGGTGGAGTATTATATCGTCATATGATGGATGAAATTATTCCTGATTTTTGGAAAGAAGCTCCACTAGAAAGGCCTATTGTTGAACAGCGCTTTTGGTTGATGGATGAGAATTCTGCAGTACAAACTGGTTACAGAGATATGGAATGGTCTAAGCCTCCCTATAATAATTTTACGGTTTTTAGAGGAAAATTTGATCAGTGGTTTGCAAAAAAATGCATTGAAGCTGGGGCACTTATTATCAATGAAACTGTTGTAAAAGAATGTATAGTGGAAAGTAATAAGGTAGTTGGTGTTTTCACTGACAGACCTGATGGGAAAATTTATGCTGATGTAGTGGTTCTTGCAGATGGAGTAAATTCACTGCTTTCTAAAAGTCTTGGATTTCATGGCGAATGGAGAAAGGATGAAGTAGCTCTTGCGGTTATGGAAGAATTAAAAATACCTTCAGAGAAAATTGAAGAACGTTTTAATCTTAATAAGGGTATGGGAGCAACTATAGAAATATTTGGTGATGGCACATTAGGAATGGTAGGTACAGCTTTTATATATACTAATAAGGAACATATATCAATTGGCTGTGGTGCTTTGCTTTCCCAGATGGCTAATAAACAAGTAAAACCCTATGAACTGCTTGAATATATAAAACAGCATCCAATGATAAAACCTTTAATTGCCGGGGGCGAGTCCTGCGAATACTATGCACATTTAATTCCGGAAGGTGGATATAAAAGTATACCTAAATTAGTAGGAGATGGTGTTATACTGGTAGGTGATGCTGCCCAGTTTGTAAATGGTATTCATCGGGAGGGTTCAAATCTTGGGATGACATCTGGACGTTTTGCTGCAGAAACTATAATACGTGCAAAGGAATTGGATGAATTTAGTGAACGTACACTTTCTTATTATCAAAAGCTAATTAAAGACAGTTTTATTATGAAAGATTTAAAAAAGTACAAAAATGCTTCTCATGTGCTTGAAGAGAATCCACATTTTTTTAATCATTATATACCTGCAGCTAATAAAGCAATGAGTGAGATGTTTACAGTAGATGGAGTGTCCAAAAAAGATAAACAAAAACTCATTATTAAACAGATGACTAAAGGAAGTTCATTATGGGGATTAGCTAAAGATGGATTTAAACTATTTAGGGCGGTGAAATAA
- a CDS encoding ferredoxin family protein, with amino-acid sequence MSDIKNKINIDDKLFLNTYNVDITSHLDIKDPKICENCKEKICTHICPAHVYQWKDGHIIVSYEGCLECGACRICCNHDNINWKYPRGGFGIQFRMA; translated from the coding sequence ATGAGTGATATTAAAAATAAAATAAATATTGATGATAAATTGTTTTTAAATACCTATAATGTTGATATTACATCACACCTTGACATTAAGGACCCTAAGATATGTGAAAATTGCAAGGAGAAAATCTGTACTCATATTTGTCCAGCTCATGTTTACCAATGGAAAGATGGACATATTATTGTCAGTTATGAGGGATGTCTTGAATGTGGAGCATGTCGTATTTGCTGCAACCATGATAATATTAATTGGAAATATCCACGAGGAGGTTTTGGTATACAGTTTCGAATGGCATAG
- a CDS encoding FMN-binding protein, translating into MKKAKISIIQVSRLLIQIIFFIFLPSLYIDTFTGIKQIYVALIRQNIAFTQLIPQLVEVVVIIPFTIIIGRFFCGWMCAYGAFGDFIYKISSRVFKIKFEINENIDRVFKYLKYILLAFLILVICTFNITAFSTFSPWDVFGMVDSVGKAPDFSYAAVNLTVGFILFILITIASMFIERFFCRYLCPLGAVFAIISKLKIAKIQKLRTKCGDCRICTNNCAMEIPLYKYDVIKSGECINCMQCITACPRKNITLTVCGDDVRPLIAGAAAVSVMTGFYYVGNLGVSAAGLNNTQTETQSSQSTATAGTLYKDGTYEGSGTGFREGITTVSVIVKNGKITDITTLSYQDDKKFYDRASGTVIGEIIDSQSTNVDAVSGATYSSNGIMEAVENALSNARISTNSPDSSSTIDSSSNDQHVTNSQSNTEVSSDATTSTSSQYKDGTYEGSGTGFRGGTTTVSVVVKNGKITDITTLSYQDDEKFYDRAASTVIEEIIDSQSTSVDAVSGATFSSNGIMESVENALSNAKQ; encoded by the coding sequence ATGAAGAAAGCTAAAATTTCAATAATACAGGTTTCAAGACTTCTGATTCAAATCATATTTTTTATATTTCTACCATCACTATACATAGATACATTTACAGGAATTAAGCAGATTTATGTAGCTTTAATCAGGCAAAATATTGCTTTTACTCAGCTGATTCCTCAATTAGTAGAAGTTGTTGTTATTATTCCATTTACAATTATAATAGGCAGATTTTTCTGTGGATGGATGTGTGCCTATGGAGCCTTTGGTGATTTTATTTATAAAATATCAAGTAGAGTATTTAAAATAAAATTCGAAATCAATGAAAATATAGACAGAGTTTTTAAATATCTTAAATATATCTTATTAGCATTTTTAATTTTGGTTATATGCACTTTTAACATCACTGCATTTAGTACCTTCAGTCCTTGGGATGTTTTTGGAATGGTAGATTCTGTAGGAAAAGCACCTGATTTTTCTTATGCAGCAGTAAATCTAACTGTTGGGTTTATTCTTTTTATTCTCATTACTATTGCCTCAATGTTTATTGAAAGGTTTTTCTGCCGCTATCTTTGTCCACTTGGTGCAGTATTTGCCATTATATCAAAACTGAAAATTGCAAAAATACAAAAATTAAGAACAAAATGTGGTGATTGCAGAATATGTACAAACAATTGTGCCATGGAAATACCTCTTTATAAATATGATGTTATAAAGAGTGGTGAATGCATAAATTGTATGCAGTGTATTACCGCGTGTCCAAGAAAGAATATTACTTTGACTGTATGTGGAGATGATGTACGCCCTCTTATTGCAGGAGCAGCAGCTGTATCTGTTATGACAGGCTTTTATTATGTAGGTAACCTTGGAGTAAGTGCAGCTGGGCTAAACAATACGCAGACAGAAACACAAAGCAGTCAAAGTACTGCAACTGCAGGTACTCTTTATAAAGATGGTACTTACGAAGGCTCTGGGACAGGATTTAGAGAAGGCATAACAACAGTTTCTGTAATTGTTAAAAATGGTAAAATTACTGACATCACTACTCTTTCTTACCAAGATGATAAAAAATTCTACGATAGAGCATCCGGTACAGTTATTGGGGAAATTATAGATAGCCAGTCTACAAATGTTGATGCAGTTTCAGGAGCTACTTATAGCAGTAATGGTATTATGGAAGCTGTAGAGAATGCGCTGAGCAATGCCAGAATATCAACAAATTCACCTGATTCTTCATCAACTATTGATTCAAGTAGTAATGACCAACATGTTACAAACAGTCAGTCTAATACAGAAGTATCTTCTGATGCAACTACTAGCACGAGCTCACAATATAAAGATGGTACCTATGAAGGCTCTGGTACCGGGTTTAGGGGAGGTACAACAACAGTTTCTGTAGTCGTTAAAAATGGTAAAATTACTGACATTACTACTCTTTCTTACCAAGATGATGAAAAATTTTATGATAGGGCAGCCAGCACAGTTATTGAGGAAATTATAGATAGTCAGTCTACAAGTGTTGATGCAGTCTCAGGAGCCACTTTCAGCAGTAATGGTATTATGGAGTCTGTAGAGAATGCGCTAAGCAATGCTAAACAATAA
- a CDS encoding FAD:protein FMN transferase, which produces MILKETTYNKKYEKTFFALGTINTIVVYGSSCEDALNSACRRILEIDYRMSAFKNDSDVMQINHYAGLEAQKINIDTFNLLKRALDFSRASGGAFDITIRPLTELWGFGSKQNYVPERKKIDKVLPLVNYQDVLLDDKKCTVFLKNKGQSIDLGGIAKGYAADEVKRVLLQYKIENALINLGGNIITMGHNPTGASWRIGIQNPLSARGQYIGRVSVTNKTVVTSGSNEQFFIKGGERYHHIIDPHTGYPSKNELLSATVLCECSTDADAVSTALFVQDINKSISLLRSINAEAIFILKNKDILVTEGLLDNFERRYHQ; this is translated from the coding sequence ATGATTCTAAAAGAGACAACTTACAATAAGAAATATGAAAAAACATTTTTTGCACTGGGAACTATAAATACAATAGTTGTTTATGGTTCAAGCTGTGAAGATGCTCTGAATAGTGCTTGTAGGAGAATTCTGGAAATTGACTATAGAATGTCTGCCTTTAAAAATGATAGTGATGTAATGCAAATAAATCACTATGCTGGACTTGAAGCACAGAAAATAAATATTGACACGTTTAATTTACTAAAACGTGCCTTGGATTTTTCAAGGGCTTCAGGTGGAGCCTTTGACATAACAATTCGGCCTTTAACTGAACTTTGGGGGTTTGGATCAAAACAAAATTATGTACCAGAAAGAAAAAAGATTGATAAAGTTTTACCCCTGGTAAATTATCAAGATGTACTATTGGATGATAAAAAATGTACAGTTTTTTTAAAAAATAAAGGACAATCAATTGATTTGGGTGGTATTGCAAAAGGATATGCAGCTGATGAAGTTAAACGTGTGCTGTTGCAATATAAAATTGAAAATGCCTTGATCAACCTAGGAGGAAACATTATAACAATGGGACATAATCCAACAGGTGCATCTTGGCGAATTGGCATTCAAAACCCGTTGTCCGCTAGAGGACAATATATCGGAAGAGTATCAGTCACAAATAAGACAGTTGTAACCTCCGGCAGTAATGAACAGTTTTTCATCAAAGGAGGGGAAAGGTATCATCACATTATAGATCCACACACGGGATATCCATCAAAAAATGAGCTTTTAAGCGCAACTGTACTATGCGAATGTTCAACTGATGCGGATGCTGTGAGTACTGCTCTTTTTGTACAGGATATTAATAAATCAATATCTTTATTAAGAAGTATTAATGCTGAAGCTATATTTATTTTGAAGAACAAGGATATTCTTGTTACAGAAGGATTATTAGATAATTTTGAGAGGAGATACCATCAATGA
- a CDS encoding MFS transporter: MNIEKEKKVLGIERNIFFAGITSFLTDTTTKMIYAIMPLFLMSIGASKTEVSLIEGIAESTASVLKALSGWWSDKIGKNKPFMVIGYGFTAILSPLFSIVTSPLQALVIRFSERVGKGIRTAPRDSLVAGSSSDSEKGKSFGFHKAMDNSGAILGPLLTFAILSVFPGDYRKVFMFSILPGIFGLLTIIFFVKEAKKSKDTLPKKIAFKDFSTKYYVFLWIAFIFTLGNSTDALLLVKANDIGIKALFIPLVYLIFNSMSVVFAVPMGVLSDKFGRERLIIFGYMLYSIIYFGFGRTNNKILIILLFALYGLYSAATDGVQKALVSDLIDKNKRGTGLGIYNSLTGMTLLPASLIAGVLYDKVNNSAPFYFGSVMALLATILMCVFYKKWCNMN; encoded by the coding sequence ATTAATATTGAAAAAGAGAAAAAAGTTTTAGGTATTGAACGGAATATTTTTTTTGCTGGCATAACTAGCTTTTTAACTGATACAACTACAAAAATGATATATGCTATTATGCCATTATTTCTAATGTCTATAGGTGCTTCAAAGACAGAAGTATCACTTATTGAAGGAATTGCAGAGAGTACAGCATCAGTTCTCAAAGCTCTGTCAGGCTGGTGGAGTGATAAAATTGGCAAAAATAAACCTTTCATGGTTATAGGCTACGGATTTACCGCTATTTTATCTCCATTATTTTCAATAGTAACTTCACCTTTGCAGGCTCTAGTTATTAGATTTAGTGAAAGAGTTGGAAAGGGAATAAGGACTGCCCCAAGAGATAGTCTTGTAGCGGGCTCATCAAGTGATAGTGAAAAAGGAAAGAGTTTTGGGTTTCACAAAGCTATGGACAATAGTGGCGCTATATTAGGACCACTACTTACCTTTGCAATTTTGTCAGTATTCCCTGGAGATTATCGTAAGGTATTTATGTTTTCAATTTTACCTGGGATATTTGGATTGCTTACTATAATTTTCTTTGTGAAGGAGGCTAAAAAGAGTAAAGATACTCTCCCTAAAAAAATTGCTTTTAAGGACTTTTCTACTAAGTATTATGTGTTTTTATGGATTGCTTTTATTTTTACCCTTGGTAATTCAACTGATGCTTTGTTACTGGTAAAGGCTAATGACATTGGTATAAAAGCTTTGTTTATACCTCTTGTATACTTGATATTCAACTCTATGTCTGTAGTATTTGCTGTTCCTATGGGAGTGCTCTCTGATAAGTTTGGTAGAGAAAGGCTTATTATCTTTGGATATATGCTTTATTCCATAATATATTTTGGTTTTGGAAGAACAAATAATAAAATCCTGATTATTTTGCTATTTGCCTTATATGGACTTTACAGTGCAGCAACAGATGGGGTACAAAAGGCATTAGTCTCAGACCTTATAGATAAGAATAAGAGGGGAACAGGACTAGGAATATATAATTCACTAACAGGAATGACCTTACTTCCTGCAAGCCTTATAGCTGGTGTATTATATGATAAGGTTAATAATAGTGCTCCTTTTTATTTCGGTTCAGTAATGGCGTTATTAGCTACAATACTAATGTGCGTATTTTATAAGAAATGGTGCAATATGAATTAA